A stretch of the Mycobacterium shigaense genome encodes the following:
- a CDS encoding GAP family protein, giving the protein MSGDLASELAVMVPLALVIATSPFSVVPAILVLDTPRPRPTGLAYLLGWIAGLTVVTGASLGLSGGIEDVGDPPAWMSWLRVVLGAALIIWSVYSWITRHRRTHTPAWIRHVTAFTPTRAAVFAALLPALVLKQLSVCVAAGVSLRGAGLGFIGGVIGFAVFLALSASTVAIPVVGYLAWPSRFGPLLGRLRAWLQRHATTIVAVVLTIIGAVLVREGVSQLLSTPQVARASVVCVHSQPPALWAPSGTPFARE; this is encoded by the coding sequence GTGTCTGGTGACTTGGCGTCGGAATTGGCGGTAATGGTTCCACTTGCGCTTGTCATTGCCACTTCGCCGTTCTCGGTGGTCCCAGCGATCCTGGTGCTGGACACTCCGCGGCCGCGTCCAACCGGCCTGGCCTACCTGCTCGGCTGGATCGCAGGGCTGACGGTGGTCACCGGGGCATCCCTTGGCTTGTCGGGGGGGATCGAAGACGTCGGGGACCCACCAGCATGGATGTCGTGGCTGCGTGTGGTCCTCGGTGCGGCCCTGATCATCTGGAGTGTCTACTCCTGGATCACCCGGCACCGGCGGACGCACACGCCAGCCTGGATACGGCACGTTACTGCATTTACGCCCACCCGGGCCGCTGTCTTCGCCGCCCTGCTTCCCGCCCTCGTGCTCAAGCAATTGTCCGTCTGTGTCGCGGCGGGGGTGTCGCTCCGCGGCGCTGGCCTGGGGTTTATCGGCGGCGTGATCGGATTCGCCGTGTTCCTGGCGCTGTCAGCCTCGACGGTCGCCATACCCGTGGTCGGTTACCTGGCGTGGCCGAGCCGGTTCGGTCCGCTCCTGGGGCGGCTCAGGGCTTGGCTGCAACGGCACGCCACCACGATTGTGGCGGTGGTCTTGACCATAATTGGAGCGGTTCTGGTGCGCGAGGGCGTCAGCCAGTTGTTGTCGACCCCGCAGGTTGCACGGGCATCCGTGGTCTGCGTCCACTCGCAGCCACCGGCACTGTGGGCGCCGTCCGGCACTCCGTTCGCCCGCGAGTAG
- a CDS encoding aldo/keto reductase produces MTGESGTAAPSITLNDENTMPVLGLGVAHLSEDETERAVAAALEIGVRLIDTAAAYGNEAAVGRAIAASGIPRAELFVTTKLATEDQGLKGALDACSASLDRLGLDYIDLYLIHWPAPQKGKYVDSFGGLLQNRAEGHTRSIGVSNFTEEYLSMVIDLTFTTPAVNQIELHPLLSQAELRKTNAQHNVVTQSYTPLALGRLLDDPTVTSVAGEYGKTPAQVLLRWNVQLGNAVVFRSANPERIASNIDIFDFELAAEHMDAINALNDGTRLRPDPDTYEGT; encoded by the coding sequence TTGACTGGCGAGTCGGGCACCGCCGCACCCTCGATAACCCTCAATGACGAAAATACGATGCCGGTCCTCGGGCTGGGCGTCGCGCACCTGTCGGAGGATGAGACCGAGCGCGCCGTAGCGGCAGCATTGGAAATCGGCGTTCGGCTCATCGACACGGCCGCGGCGTACGGCAACGAAGCCGCAGTGGGCCGCGCGATCGCAGCGTCCGGGATTCCGCGCGCCGAACTGTTCGTCACTACCAAACTGGCCACCGAGGACCAGGGCCTCAAGGGCGCCCTGGATGCCTGCAGCGCCAGCCTGGACCGGCTCGGGCTGGACTATATCGACCTCTACCTGATTCACTGGCCGGCCCCGCAAAAGGGCAAGTATGTGGACTCCTTCGGCGGGTTGCTGCAAAACCGCGCCGAAGGACACACCCGCTCGATCGGCGTGTCCAACTTCACCGAGGAATACCTGTCGATGGTCATCGACCTGACCTTCACGACGCCGGCCGTCAATCAGATCGAGCTGCACCCGCTGCTCAGCCAGGCCGAGCTGCGCAAGACGAACGCGCAACACAATGTCGTCACGCAGTCCTACACGCCGCTGGCCCTGGGCAGGCTGCTGGACGATCCGACCGTGACCTCGGTGGCCGGCGAATACGGCAAGACTCCGGCGCAGGTGCTGTTGCGGTGGAACGTGCAACTCGGCAACGCGGTCGTCTTCCGGTCGGCCAATCCCGAACGCATCGCCAGCAACATCGACATCTTCGATTTCGAATTGGCTGCGGAGCACATGGACGCCATCAACGCGCTCAACGACGGCACCCGGCTGCGCCCGGACCCGGATACCTACGAAGGCACCTGA
- a CDS encoding HNH endonuclease family protein, whose product MNRKVLLWLSAAAVLAVLVAYQTLGSSAAKRAEVAARADVPTVQPGADVLAGIAVLPQRAHRYDYHRSAYGDAWDDDNDAPGGHNGCDTRDDILDRDLVDKTYAWVTRCPNAVATGILHDPYTNTSIVFQRGAKVGEAVQIDHIVPLAYAWDMGAYGWNLAERLRFANDPANLLAVQGQANQDKGDSPPAQWMPPNAAFACQYAMQFIAVLHGYQLPVDQPSAGVLRQAAATCPAR is encoded by the coding sequence GTGAATCGCAAAGTGCTGCTGTGGTTGTCGGCGGCCGCGGTGCTCGCGGTGCTGGTCGCCTACCAGACGCTGGGGTCCTCGGCGGCCAAGCGCGCCGAAGTGGCCGCGCGCGCGGACGTCCCAACGGTGCAGCCGGGCGCCGATGTGCTGGCCGGTATCGCGGTGTTGCCGCAGCGAGCCCACCGCTACGACTATCACCGGTCGGCCTACGGCGACGCCTGGGACGACGACAATGACGCCCCGGGCGGCCACAACGGGTGTGACACCCGCGACGACATCCTGGATCGCGACCTCGTCGACAAGACCTACGCGTGGGTCACGCGGTGTCCCAACGCGGTGGCCACCGGCATCCTGCACGACCCGTACACGAACACGTCCATCGTGTTTCAGCGTGGCGCGAAGGTCGGCGAGGCGGTGCAGATCGACCACATCGTCCCGCTCGCCTACGCCTGGGACATGGGGGCCTACGGGTGGAATCTCGCTGAGCGGCTGCGGTTTGCGAACGATCCGGCCAATCTGCTGGCCGTCCAGGGTCAGGCCAATCAGGACAAGGGTGATTCACCGCCGGCCCAGTGGATGCCGCCCAACGCCGCATTCGCGTGTCAGTACGCGATGCAGTTCATCGCGGTGCTGCACGGCTATCAGTTGCCGGTAGACCAGCCGTCGGCGGGCGTGTTGCGGCAGGCGGCCGCCACCTGCCCCGCACGCTGA
- a CDS encoding PPE family protein: MGFGALPPEVNSGRMYVGPGAGPLLAAAAAWDGLSAELRSTAASYRSTVEGLTLGSWQGAASAAMAAAALPYAAWLSSTADQAEQAATAIVATASAYEAAFAATVPPSVIAANRSLLSTLVAANILGQNTPAIAAAEAEYAEMWAQDAAAMYSYAESSAVAGELTPFSSPPQTTDQSGAATQSTAVAQAVGSQTASELQAQLSELIAQVSGTADTATAADTSLWSSFLAYIEPYLGHLAVIANGITGLFTIFGPALIPIAWFLVALQMVGLSQGVPGLVALLNARPRLPYVPGALAPLRAQYMSAVIPDVGGWGGTGSLGIGRATLVGSLSAPQGWVQAAPAMRPVVSVLPGGDLGAVPGMAEDTQAGMFGDMVLSSIAGRVLAGATVHTVTNARPAGGSAAHDVATTATIIVVSDD, translated from the coding sequence ATGGGTTTCGGAGCGCTACCGCCGGAGGTCAATTCCGGGCGGATGTATGTCGGTCCGGGGGCGGGCCCGTTGCTGGCCGCGGCGGCGGCCTGGGACGGGCTGTCCGCAGAATTGCGGTCGACGGCGGCTTCCTACCGGTCGACGGTCGAGGGTTTGACGCTCGGGTCGTGGCAGGGGGCGGCGTCGGCAGCCATGGCGGCGGCGGCCTTGCCCTACGCGGCGTGGTTGAGCTCGACGGCGGACCAGGCGGAGCAGGCAGCCACGGCGATCGTGGCGACGGCAAGTGCCTATGAGGCCGCGTTCGCCGCGACTGTGCCGCCGTCGGTGATCGCAGCCAATCGCAGCTTGCTGTCGACGCTGGTTGCCGCCAACATCCTGGGCCAAAACACCCCGGCAATCGCCGCGGCCGAAGCCGAATACGCCGAAATGTGGGCCCAGGACGCCGCCGCGATGTACAGCTATGCGGAGTCCTCGGCGGTGGCTGGCGAATTGACGCCGTTTTCCTCGCCGCCCCAGACCACCGATCAGTCGGGTGCGGCGACGCAATCGACCGCGGTCGCACAAGCAGTGGGCAGCCAGACCGCCTCGGAGCTGCAGGCGCAGCTGTCCGAGCTGATCGCTCAGGTGTCCGGTACGGCGGACACTGCGACCGCTGCCGACACGTCGCTGTGGTCGTCCTTTCTCGCCTACATCGAACCGTATTTGGGACACCTTGCCGTCATTGCCAACGGCATCACGGGGCTGTTCACAATCTTTGGGCCAGCGCTGATACCCATCGCCTGGTTCCTGGTCGCGCTGCAGATGGTGGGTCTGTCCCAAGGCGTTCCGGGTCTGGTGGCCCTGCTCAATGCCCGCCCCCGCCTGCCCTACGTCCCCGGGGCGTTGGCGCCGCTGCGGGCCCAGTACATGTCGGCGGTCATACCGGATGTCGGTGGTTGGGGCGGCACGGGGTCCCTTGGCATCGGCCGGGCGACGTTGGTCGGCTCGCTGTCGGCACCCCAAGGCTGGGTACAGGCGGCGCCGGCAATGAGGCCGGTCGTCTCGGTGTTGCCGGGCGGGGATCTGGGAGCCGTCCCGGGCATGGCCGAAGATACCCAGGCAGGCATGTTCGGCGACATGGTGCTGTCCAGCATCGCTGGACGAGTTCTGGCCGGAGCCACGGTGCACACCGTCACCAACGCCAGACCCGCGGGCGGCTCGGCGGCGCACGACGTTGCCACCACCGCCACCATCATCGTGGTGTCCGATGACTGA
- the recG gene encoding ATP-dependent DNA helicase RecG, with protein MVALSDRLDLIVGAKAADLLDDLFGVRTVDDLLRHYPRSYTETAAKWDAEDARPEVGQHITLVDTITDTHSFPMKKNPRRKCLRIAVGSGRSKVTATFFNADYLSKDLTEGTRVMLSGEVGYFRNAMQLTHPDFLILDSAGGHSRGSKSLKTIADTSAARSGEELMSAFDRRFFPIYPASTKLQSWDIYACVRQVLEVLDPVTDPLPDELLAAHHLMSEDAALRAIHLSEDEAERRRARDRLTFDEAVGLQWALVSRRHGELSQSGPPAPPRAAGLAAELLHRLPFELTDGQRETLDVLSDGLASTRPMNRLLQGEVGSGKTIIAVLAMLQMVDAGYQCALLAPTEVLAAQHLRSINDVLGPLAMAGQLGGADNATRAALLTGSMSAAQKNQVRAEIAGGEVGIVIGTHALLQDSVEFHNLGMVVVDEQHRFGVEQRDQLRAKAPAGITPHLLVMTATPIPRTVALTVYGDLETSTLRELPRGRQPITSNVIFIRDKPAWLDRAWQRIREEVAAGRQAYVVAPRIDETDETDKGAEDTRPTETAEGLFARLRSGELANLRLGLMHGRLPAEEKDAAMTAFRNGETDVLVCTTVIEVGVDVPNATVMLVMDADRFGISQLHQLRGRIGRGEHPSLCLLATWTSSGSPAGRRLRAVAETLDGFALSDLDLKERREGDVLGRNQSGRAINLRLLSLADHLAFIEAAREFCTRAYEENGKHPGLALLAARFTETDRIEYLDKS; from the coding sequence TACCGAGACGGCCGCCAAATGGGATGCCGAGGATGCGCGCCCGGAGGTGGGCCAGCACATCACCCTTGTCGACACGATCACCGACACCCACTCGTTCCCGATGAAGAAGAATCCGCGGCGCAAATGCCTCCGCATCGCCGTGGGATCGGGTCGCAGCAAGGTGACCGCGACCTTCTTCAATGCGGACTACCTAAGCAAGGACCTCACCGAGGGCACCCGGGTGATGCTGTCCGGGGAGGTCGGATACTTCCGCAACGCCATGCAGCTGACGCACCCCGACTTTCTGATCCTGGACTCCGCGGGCGGGCACAGCCGCGGCAGCAAGTCGCTGAAAACGATCGCCGATACCTCCGCGGCGCGCAGTGGTGAGGAGCTGATGTCGGCATTCGACCGTCGCTTCTTCCCGATCTATCCGGCCAGCACCAAGCTGCAGAGCTGGGACATCTACGCCTGCGTGCGCCAGGTGCTCGAGGTCCTCGATCCGGTGACCGACCCGCTACCCGACGAGCTGCTCGCCGCCCATCACCTGATGTCCGAGGACGCGGCGCTGCGGGCGATTCATCTTTCCGAAGACGAGGCCGAGCGCCGGCGCGCACGGGATCGGTTGACCTTCGACGAGGCCGTCGGGCTGCAGTGGGCGCTGGTGTCGCGCCGGCACGGCGAGCTGTCGCAGTCGGGGCCGCCGGCGCCGCCGCGGGCGGCTGGGCTGGCCGCAGAACTGTTGCACCGCTTGCCTTTTGAGCTGACAGATGGGCAGCGCGAGACGCTCGACGTGCTGTCGGACGGGCTGGCGAGCACCCGCCCGATGAACCGGCTGCTGCAGGGCGAAGTCGGCTCGGGCAAGACGATCATCGCGGTGCTGGCGATGCTACAGATGGTCGACGCCGGCTACCAGTGCGCCCTGTTGGCTCCTACGGAAGTCCTTGCTGCACAACACCTACGGTCGATCAACGACGTGCTCGGCCCGTTGGCGATGGCCGGTCAGCTGGGCGGGGCCGACAACGCGACCCGGGCCGCGCTGCTGACCGGATCGATGTCGGCGGCGCAGAAGAACCAGGTGCGCGCCGAGATCGCCGGCGGTGAGGTTGGCATCGTCATCGGCACGCACGCGCTGCTGCAGGATTCGGTGGAATTCCACAACCTGGGCATGGTGGTGGTCGACGAGCAGCACCGCTTCGGCGTGGAGCAACGAGATCAGTTGCGCGCCAAGGCTCCTGCCGGTATCACGCCGCACCTGTTGGTGATGACGGCGACGCCGATACCGCGCACGGTCGCACTCACGGTCTACGGCGACCTGGAAACGTCGACCCTGCGCGAACTGCCGCGTGGCCGCCAACCCATCACCAGCAACGTCATTTTCATCCGGGACAAACCCGCCTGGCTGGACCGCGCCTGGCAGCGCATCCGCGAGGAGGTCGCGGCCGGCCGGCAGGCCTACGTGGTGGCGCCCCGCATCGACGAGACCGACGAGACGGACAAGGGGGCGGAAGACACCCGCCCCACGGAGACCGCCGAGGGCTTGTTCGCGCGACTGCGCTCGGGCGAGCTGGCGAATCTGCGGCTGGGGTTGATGCACGGGCGGTTGCCCGCCGAGGAGAAGGACGCCGCGATGACCGCGTTCCGCAACGGTGAGACAGATGTCCTGGTGTGCACCACTGTCATCGAGGTCGGGGTCGACGTCCCTAACGCCACCGTGATGCTGGTGATGGACGCCGACCGATTCGGCATCAGTCAGCTGCATCAGCTGCGGGGCCGCATCGGCCGCGGCGAGCATCCGAGCCTGTGCCTGCTCGCCACGTGGACCTCGTCGGGCTCGCCGGCCGGCCGGCGGCTGCGCGCCGTCGCCGAAACCCTGGACGGTTTCGCCCTTTCCGACCTGGACCTCAAGGAGCGCCGCGAAGGAGATGTGCTGGGCCGTAACCAGTCCGGCCGGGCGATCAATCTGCGGCTGCTGTCGCTTGCCGACCACCTGGCGTTTATCGAGGCCGCGCGCGAATTCTGCACCCGGGCCTACGAAGAGAACGGCAAGCATCCCGGATTGGCTTTGCTGGCAGCGCGATTCACCGAGACCGACCGCATCGAATACCTGGACAAGTCGTGA
- a CDS encoding PPE family protein, whose protein sequence is MSVAVLPPEVISGQIYSGPGSAPLLDAATAWDGLSAELQSAAASYGSIVEGLVNESWTGPSSASMAAAAAPFVAWMSVTAARAKATANQARVAAGAFETALGATVPPDEVAANRAQLQTLVASNIVGQNTAAIAANEAQYGEMWAQDAAAMLAYAGSSAQAANLDSFTPAPQTTDPSGSASQAAAVGQSSALNSATSSATRLSSATSSPPQPLLDLLKALADFAAFANIGMGAPNFGMGEFKFFWTPPVTALPDMPAKAALGAGLGARSAAAFTSSVSAGVGDANMVGKLSVPPSWAGATPAIRLAANGLPVASLAAAPAAAIPGSLLNEMALGSLTGGALGDTPRIVSASATRVGGKGAKAVAEPVKLDDVIARLQKYPDSVQHWKVDKAGLDDLLDQLSKKPGIHTVHVSKGRKPQANAPDSSMGSR, encoded by the coding sequence ATGAGCGTTGCAGTGTTACCACCAGAAGTCATCTCCGGTCAGATATATTCAGGCCCCGGTTCGGCGCCGTTGCTGGATGCTGCCACGGCCTGGGATGGGCTGTCGGCTGAATTGCAATCCGCGGCGGCCTCCTATGGCTCGATTGTCGAAGGGCTGGTCAACGAATCGTGGACGGGCCCGTCATCGGCGTCCATGGCGGCGGCGGCCGCGCCGTTTGTGGCATGGATGTCGGTCACCGCGGCCCGGGCCAAGGCAACGGCCAACCAGGCCCGTGTTGCCGCGGGCGCCTTTGAGACGGCGTTGGGCGCTACGGTCCCACCCGACGAGGTCGCGGCCAACCGCGCGCAGCTGCAAACGCTGGTGGCGAGCAACATCGTCGGGCAGAACACCGCCGCGATCGCGGCCAACGAGGCCCAATACGGCGAAATGTGGGCTCAAGACGCCGCGGCGATGCTCGCATACGCCGGGTCTTCGGCGCAGGCCGCCAACCTCGACTCGTTCACCCCGGCACCGCAGACCACCGATCCGAGCGGCTCGGCCAGCCAGGCCGCGGCGGTGGGTCAATCCAGTGCGTTGAACAGCGCCACCAGCTCAGCGACCAGACTGTCGAGCGCGACGTCCTCGCCGCCCCAACCCCTGCTGGATTTGCTGAAAGCCCTGGCAGATTTCGCCGCGTTCGCCAACATCGGCATGGGCGCTCCCAACTTCGGTATGGGTGAGTTCAAATTTTTCTGGACACCTCCCGTCACGGCCCTTCCCGACATGCCGGCGAAAGCGGCTCTGGGGGCAGGCCTGGGGGCACGCTCGGCGGCGGCCTTTACCAGTTCGGTGTCGGCGGGTGTGGGCGACGCGAATATGGTGGGTAAGTTATCGGTGCCACCGAGCTGGGCCGGGGCCACCCCGGCGATCAGGCTGGCCGCCAACGGGTTACCCGTGGCCAGCCTTGCCGCGGCCCCGGCCGCGGCAATCCCGGGAAGCCTGCTCAACGAGATGGCACTGGGGAGCCTGACCGGCGGTGCCCTGGGTGATACTCCGCGCATCGTCAGCGCAAGTGCCACTCGGGTCGGCGGCAAAGGAGCCAAGGCCGTCGCCGAGCCGGTCAAGCTCGACGATGTCATCGCCAGGCTGCAAAAGTATCCGGATTCGGTACAGCACTGGAAAGTCGATAAGGCTGGGCTGGACGATCTGCTCGATCAGCTGTCCAAAAAGCCCGGGATCCACACCGTGCACGTGTCAAAAGGCCGCAAGCCTCAAGCCAACGCGCCCGACTCGTCGATGGGTTCCCGGTGA
- a CDS encoding amidohydrolase, with amino-acid sequence MADQILTASTVITLDDATPRAEAVAVSGDRITAVGSLADLREAFPSATVVDTGAAALLPGFVEPHGHPLVSGLATEPLVRSIAPWDAPTWADVEAAFAEALASTDPSVPLWFAGFDSLLHRHHKPEATELDRIFGDRIAVVTDNSGHAVYFNTAVIKSHGWDVNVPQDPVAGSFGRNADGTLNGHGFETPVLLAVTQPLLDKLGNPLTSAAEFYARMSRAGYTSATDMTYDPAYQQAYEALASVPSSPLRIAMWEVSLTDSYPYPTTFALGEEWLAKIGVKLWTDGSPWVGNIATSFPYLSTPATRVAGIDPAVAGGARSLNYTRDQLDDILDRAAPHGWSMSFHANGDLAIDLALDAYEDALRRHNLLGADHRWRLEHLGAGRREHFERAASLGVHVSLAPFQYYYWGDLLDGQMFDSEIGSQWQRFADAVASGAVVSLHNDGGVSPPSPVINVQTAVTRRTRSRRVHGANQTIGLDVALRAQTINAARTSRRDHLVGSISAGKLADFVELTADPYTVDPADLAEAVQVTGTWVGGGRVDLDQFIDAVSRADNSEHAHLSGKRQPCCR; translated from the coding sequence ATGGCCGACCAAATCCTGACGGCATCGACGGTGATCACGCTCGATGACGCCACACCACGGGCCGAGGCCGTTGCGGTGTCCGGGGACCGCATCACGGCCGTCGGCTCGCTGGCCGACCTGCGGGAGGCGTTCCCGTCGGCCACCGTCGTCGACACCGGTGCGGCGGCACTGCTGCCCGGTTTCGTTGAGCCGCACGGTCATCCGCTCGTCAGCGGGTTGGCAACCGAGCCGCTGGTGCGCTCGATCGCCCCGTGGGACGCCCCGACCTGGGCCGACGTCGAGGCGGCATTCGCCGAGGCGCTGGCGAGCACCGACCCGTCGGTGCCGCTGTGGTTCGCGGGGTTCGACTCCTTGCTGCATCGGCATCACAAGCCGGAGGCAACCGAACTGGACCGCATCTTCGGCGATCGGATCGCGGTCGTCACCGACAACTCCGGGCATGCGGTGTACTTCAACACCGCAGTGATCAAGAGCCACGGCTGGGATGTCAACGTGCCGCAGGACCCCGTGGCAGGATCGTTCGGCCGCAATGCCGACGGGACCCTCAACGGGCACGGGTTCGAGACGCCCGTCCTGCTGGCGGTGACTCAGCCGCTGCTCGACAAGCTGGGCAACCCGCTTACTTCGGCGGCAGAGTTTTACGCGCGGATGTCGCGCGCCGGGTACACGTCGGCCACCGACATGACTTACGATCCGGCCTACCAACAGGCCTACGAGGCGTTGGCCTCGGTGCCGTCGAGCCCACTGCGGATCGCTATGTGGGAGGTGTCGCTCACCGACAGCTACCCGTACCCAACAACGTTCGCGCTCGGCGAGGAGTGGCTGGCCAAAATCGGCGTGAAACTGTGGACTGACGGGTCCCCGTGGGTCGGCAACATCGCCACCTCCTTCCCCTATCTGAGCACGCCGGCCACCCGGGTCGCGGGTATCGACCCCGCGGTGGCCGGCGGCGCACGGTCGTTGAACTACACGCGCGACCAACTCGACGACATCCTGGACCGGGCGGCGCCACACGGCTGGTCGATGTCCTTCCACGCCAACGGGGACCTGGCGATCGATTTGGCACTCGACGCGTACGAGGATGCGCTGCGGCGGCATAACCTGCTCGGCGCCGACCATCGCTGGCGGTTGGAGCACCTCGGTGCCGGACGGCGCGAGCATTTCGAGCGGGCCGCGTCCCTGGGCGTGCATGTGTCGCTGGCCCCGTTCCAGTACTACTACTGGGGCGACCTGCTCGACGGACAGATGTTCGACTCCGAGATCGGTTCGCAATGGCAACGATTCGCCGACGCGGTGGCTTCGGGGGCGGTGGTTTCCCTGCACAATGACGGTGGGGTCTCTCCGCCGAGTCCGGTCATCAACGTGCAGACGGCGGTCACCCGCCGCACGCGCAGCCGCCGGGTTCACGGTGCCAACCAGACGATTGGGCTGGATGTGGCGCTGCGCGCGCAAACCATCAACGCCGCACGAACCTCGCGCCGCGACCACCTCGTCGGCTCGATCAGTGCGGGCAAGCTCGCCGACTTCGTCGAGCTCACTGCCGACCCCTATACGGTCGATCCGGCGGACTTGGCGGAGGCCGTCCAGGTTACGGGGACCTGGGTAGGAGGCGGCCGGGTCGACCTCGACCAGTTCATCGACGCTGTCAGCAGGGCCGACAACTCCGAGCACGCCCACCTCAGCGGCAAGCGTCAGCCGTGCTGCCGATGA
- a CDS encoding DUF732 domain-containing protein, with translation MKLLPALLIPAAIALAAPAQADLDGDDGAFLNRLQKAGIAYNSPAQVVTSAKAVCALLSNGETAIEILKDLKDTNPGMTLDRAAAFTVIAANAYCPEHLVPTPKPAA, from the coding sequence GTGAAACTGCTTCCGGCGCTACTCATTCCTGCCGCAATTGCCCTCGCCGCGCCCGCCCAGGCCGACCTTGACGGGGACGATGGCGCTTTCCTGAATCGCCTGCAAAAAGCGGGCATTGCTTATAACAGCCCAGCTCAAGTTGTCACGTCCGCCAAGGCAGTGTGCGCGTTGTTGAGTAACGGCGAAACGGCCATCGAGATCCTCAAAGACCTCAAGGACACCAACCCGGGAATGACGCTGGATCGCGCGGCTGCGTTCACGGTCATCGCGGCGAACGCCTACTGCCCCGAACACCTGGTACCGACTCCCAAGCCGGCGGCCTGA
- a CDS encoding amidohydrolase — MTNQITVFKADRVRTLQRALPVADAVAVRDGRVLEVGTLESLAPWLNEFDHTIDDSTFRGKTLLPGFIDPHLHPEMAAMIFLTDIVAATDWSFPWGTYPGVSGRVNYLARLTELERAKTDPDEPLNTWGYHQGWHGDVTRADLDAISATRPIFVWHRSPHEGIGNSAFIKRYRISEDLDAKTGQTDVANGKFWEMGAKAALGDWLADLSARFDVGLAKVGQAIRHAGVTTVADMSTGMFIGSTDRALAAYRAAYEQPEVPFRVVITPAASALADEYPDRARQLAYLESLLPTSSDRVRLARRIKLFADGALFGLRLQMLAPCCGSGVRPEWMTTPDELIEQAKFYWKAGYQIHVHVTGDAGTQLALDALEQCLLEQYRPDHRFTLEHFGFSTDEQVQRVKGLGAQVSVNPFYVYELTSFFRANGIGDERSSQMSRTGSLEAAGVPFALHSDLTMAPVDPLLLAWVAANRVTMDGDVVAPNERVSLTAAIRAITIDAARILRLENEIGSIAAGKRADFTALEADPWDVGVAGLRDIPVTHSVFGGEVLDAGG, encoded by the coding sequence ATGACCAACCAGATCACTGTTTTCAAGGCTGACAGGGTTCGCACCCTGCAGCGTGCGCTGCCGGTCGCCGACGCGGTGGCCGTCCGCGACGGCCGGGTGCTCGAGGTGGGCACGCTCGAGTCATTGGCGCCGTGGCTCAACGAATTCGACCACACCATTGACGACTCCACATTCCGCGGCAAGACCTTGCTTCCGGGGTTCATCGACCCGCATCTGCACCCGGAAATGGCGGCGATGATCTTCCTGACCGACATCGTCGCGGCGACCGACTGGTCATTTCCGTGGGGTACATACCCCGGGGTGTCGGGGCGGGTGAATTACCTGGCCCGACTGACCGAGCTGGAGCGCGCGAAGACCGATCCTGATGAGCCGCTGAACACCTGGGGCTACCACCAGGGCTGGCACGGCGACGTCACCCGTGCCGACCTCGACGCGATCTCGGCCACCCGCCCCATCTTCGTCTGGCACCGCAGCCCGCACGAAGGGATCGGCAACTCCGCGTTCATCAAGCGCTACCGCATCAGCGAGGACCTGGACGCGAAGACCGGGCAGACCGACGTAGCCAACGGCAAGTTCTGGGAGATGGGCGCCAAGGCGGCGCTGGGTGATTGGCTCGCAGATCTGAGTGCGCGGTTCGATGTCGGCCTGGCCAAGGTGGGCCAGGCGATCCGGCACGCCGGCGTCACTACCGTGGCGGACATGTCGACGGGGATGTTCATCGGCAGCACCGACCGGGCGCTCGCCGCGTACCGCGCCGCGTACGAACAACCCGAGGTGCCATTCCGGGTGGTGATCACCCCCGCGGCGAGCGCGTTGGCCGATGAATACCCTGACCGGGCAAGGCAATTGGCATACCTGGAGTCCCTGCTACCCACCAGCAGCGACCGTGTCCGCCTCGCCCGCCGGATCAAACTGTTCGCCGACGGCGCCCTGTTCGGGTTGCGTTTGCAAATGCTGGCGCCGTGCTGTGGTTCGGGTGTTCGTCCGGAGTGGATGACCACCCCGGACGAACTGATCGAGCAAGCCAAGTTCTACTGGAAGGCGGGCTATCAGATCCACGTGCATGTCACCGGCGATGCCGGCACCCAGCTGGCCCTGGATGCCCTTGAACAGTGCCTGTTGGAGCAGTATCGGCCGGATCACCGTTTCACCCTCGAACACTTCGGATTTTCCACCGACGAGCAGGTGCAGCGGGTGAAAGGCCTGGGTGCGCAGGTGTCGGTCAACCCGTTCTACGTCTACGAACTCACCAGCTTCTTCCGGGCCAACGGGATTGGCGACGAGCGGAGCAGCCAGATGTCCCGAACCGGGTCGCTGGAGGCCGCCGGAGTGCCGTTCGCGCTGCACTCCGACCTGACCATGGCCCCGGTGGACCCGTTGCTATTGGCCTGGGTGGCGGCCAACCGCGTCACGATGGACGGTGACGTGGTGGCTCCCAACGAGCGAGTCTCGCTGACCGCGGCGATACGCGCGATCACCATCGATGCCGCCCGCATCCTCCGTCTGGAGAACGAGATCGGTTCGATCGCCGCGGGAAAGCGAGCCGACTTCACCGCCCTGGAAGCCGACCCGTGGGACGTCGGCGTCGCGGGTTTGCGGGATATTCCGGTGACACACAGCGTGTTCGGCGGCGAGGTGCTCGACGCGGGTGGTTAG